From a region of the Bradyrhizobium guangdongense genome:
- the leuD gene encoding 3-isopropylmalate dehydratase small subunit, with amino-acid sequence MMPFDQVSGVAAPMMSPNIDTDVIMPKMFLKGVDRSGLGEGAFNLLRFSAGKPNPEFILNQDGYRNACFLVVGPNFGCGSSREHAVWGLQQLGIRALIGTSFAGIFNDNCGNNGLLTISLEPDLVAEIANAVAHRERNDVFVDLAAQTIRFDRGRRPIKFDIEPTRKEAFLTGRDFVASTLVLADDIRAFEARHAAENPWIF; translated from the coding sequence ATGATGCCATTCGATCAAGTTTCAGGCGTCGCTGCACCCATGATGTCGCCAAACATCGACACCGACGTGATCATGCCCAAAATGTTTCTTAAGGGCGTGGACCGGAGCGGGCTGGGCGAGGGCGCCTTCAATCTGCTGCGCTTCTCCGCCGGTAAACCCAATCCCGAGTTTATTCTCAATCAGGACGGTTATCGCAACGCTTGCTTCCTCGTGGTCGGCCCAAATTTCGGCTGCGGTTCGAGCCGCGAGCACGCGGTGTGGGGGCTTCAACAGCTCGGCATCCGGGCATTGATCGGCACCAGCTTCGCCGGGATATTCAATGACAATTGCGGCAACAACGGCCTGTTGACGATCTCGCTCGAACCCGATCTCGTAGCTGAGATCGCTAACGCTGTGGCACATCGTGAGCGCAACGACGTCTTCGTTGATCTTGCAGCGCAGACGATCCGCTTCGACCGTGGCCGCCGCCCGATCAAATTCGACATCGAGCCGACGAGGAAAGAGGCGTTCCTGACGGGCCGGGATTTCGTCGCATCAACCCTGGTCCTTGCTGACGACATCCGCGCTTTCGAAGCACGCCATGCTGCGGAGAATCCCTGGATCTTCTGA
- a CDS encoding 2-hydroxycarboxylate transporter family protein yields MVDTTFRPAAPEAIPSTKLNGVKIGPLPISIYVGAAIVCAAAVYSGKLPNDVIGGLLVLMLLGFLLGKLGQTIPVLKQIGGTAILCLFVPAALVSYGLMPDAALKAITTTFRTANFQYFFIACLVAGSILGMPYRVLVQGFIRMFVPLLIGTIAAVSAGILVGLAFGYTPKDTFFFIIIPIVGGGLAEGVLPLSIAYSEILQRPQADLVAHMVPAALLGNVVAIVCAGLLARLGERRRDLSGQGMLVKTGDNDILGDVRPDRPIDLGLLGAGMVLSCGLFVLGMTLAPFTGIPGPIMMIIAAVALKLTKILPNEMELGAYQINKFMSTNLTFAILVAMGALLVKWEQLVASFNPGYIMICTATVLAMIASGFYVGKWLNMYPVEAAIVTACHSGLGGTGDVAILGAADRMGLMAFAQIATRVGGAIMIVIATLLLKSLS; encoded by the coding sequence TTGGTTGACACGACTTTTCGTCCGGCCGCGCCGGAGGCAATCCCTTCGACGAAGCTCAACGGCGTCAAGATCGGCCCGTTGCCAATCAGCATATACGTCGGAGCGGCCATCGTCTGTGCTGCCGCGGTTTACTCTGGAAAGCTCCCGAACGATGTGATCGGCGGTCTCCTGGTCCTCATGCTGCTCGGCTTTCTGCTGGGCAAGCTTGGCCAGACGATACCGGTTCTCAAGCAGATCGGTGGGACCGCGATCCTATGCCTGTTCGTTCCGGCAGCACTGGTAAGCTATGGCTTGATGCCGGATGCCGCCCTTAAAGCAATCACCACGACGTTCCGGACCGCCAATTTTCAATACTTCTTCATCGCCTGTCTCGTCGCAGGCTCAATCCTCGGAATGCCCTACCGCGTCTTGGTTCAAGGCTTCATCCGCATGTTCGTTCCGCTTCTGATCGGGACCATTGCCGCCGTCTCGGCCGGCATTCTGGTCGGGCTGGCATTCGGGTATACTCCCAAGGACACGTTCTTCTTCATCATCATTCCGATCGTCGGCGGCGGCCTTGCCGAGGGCGTATTGCCGCTCTCCATTGCTTATTCCGAGATCTTGCAGCGGCCGCAAGCCGATCTTGTCGCACACATGGTGCCTGCGGCATTGCTCGGCAACGTGGTCGCAATCGTTTGCGCCGGGCTTCTTGCGCGCCTTGGCGAGAGACGGCGCGATCTGAGCGGGCAGGGCATGCTGGTCAAGACCGGCGACAATGACATCCTAGGCGACGTGCGGCCCGATCGGCCTATTGATCTCGGATTGCTGGGAGCAGGTATGGTGCTGTCCTGCGGTCTATTCGTGCTTGGCATGACCCTAGCGCCATTTACAGGGATACCTGGACCGATCATGATGATCATCGCGGCGGTCGCGTTGAAGCTGACCAAGATCCTACCGAACGAGATGGAGCTCGGCGCCTACCAGATCAACAAGTTCATGTCGACCAACCTGACCTTTGCGATCCTCGTCGCCATGGGCGCATTGCTGGTCAAATGGGAACAACTCGTCGCCTCCTTCAACCCGGGATACATCATGATCTGCACCGCGACCGTGCTGGCCATGATTGCCTCCGGCTTTTATGTCGGCAAGTGGCTAAACATGTATCCGGTCGAGGCTGCGATCGTCACCGCCTGCCATTCGGGACTGGGCGGCACCGGGGATGTTGCCATCCTTGGCGCCGCCGATCGCATGGGCCTCATGGCATTCGCCCAGATCGCCACTCGTGTCGGCGGGGCGATCATGATTGTGATCGCGACCCTGCTGCTGAAGTCGCTATCCTGA
- a CDS encoding mannonate dehydratase, with protein MDRRDFTKALLAMSASAGMSGAAVAEQEPSGGVPSLAVRVNDKIRLGGQRNFDRGPVTSRQNMQWHQRWGIRYLDVSLETRNAAPDVFGSDTPDEGALARAQALGTGMGGARLQPTTRWSLEGMMRIADTLQKNDLIWESIRMDSAYIAMAPGPERDRYLDLICENVQTAGRAGVKIISYHWNLTPIRRNRKVQGRGGSEYDAFKLEDNWRDLPPTPAGRVSADDYWERLHVWASRVIPVAAESGVKMACHPYDPGGLPLGYLGVDSFDAGDYANALLKYEKLYDSPHNGFQYDTGVSRESMPEGVDQLALLYGLIKRKKIHQIHFRNVRASQNDFVEVYHDEGDVDLFNIIRLLRDSGGSLLADHSPRHQDDPSYVIGFAFANGYILGLLRAAHEEALKSIAR; from the coding sequence ATGGATCGGCGCGACTTTACAAAGGCCCTATTGGCCATGTCCGCCAGCGCTGGCATGTCAGGTGCAGCGGTCGCGGAGCAGGAGCCAAGCGGCGGCGTCCCTTCGCTTGCCGTGCGCGTCAACGACAAGATCAGGCTGGGTGGCCAACGCAACTTCGACAGAGGACCGGTGACCTCGCGGCAGAACATGCAGTGGCACCAGCGGTGGGGCATTCGCTATCTCGATGTCTCGCTGGAGACGAGAAACGCCGCTCCGGACGTCTTTGGAAGCGATACGCCCGACGAGGGTGCGCTTGCTCGCGCTCAGGCGCTCGGCACGGGCATGGGAGGCGCGCGGCTTCAGCCCACCACGCGCTGGAGCCTCGAAGGCATGATGCGCATCGCCGACACGCTGCAGAAAAACGATCTCATCTGGGAGAGCATCCGGATGGATTCGGCGTACATCGCGATGGCGCCGGGGCCGGAACGCGACCGTTATCTGGATCTGATTTGCGAAAACGTCCAAACCGCCGGCCGCGCCGGGGTCAAGATCATCAGCTATCATTGGAATTTGACCCCGATCCGGCGCAATCGCAAAGTTCAGGGCCGTGGTGGGTCGGAATACGACGCGTTCAAGCTAGAAGACAATTGGCGCGACCTCCCGCCGACCCCTGCAGGCCGTGTCTCAGCGGACGACTATTGGGAGCGCCTGCATGTTTGGGCGTCCCGCGTCATCCCCGTGGCCGCGGAGAGCGGGGTCAAAATGGCTTGCCACCCCTACGATCCGGGCGGCCTGCCTCTCGGCTATCTCGGTGTCGACAGCTTCGATGCCGGCGATTATGCGAACGCGCTGCTCAAATACGAGAAGCTGTACGATTCACCTCATAATGGCTTTCAATACGATACCGGGGTCTCACGGGAATCGATGCCTGAAGGGGTTGATCAGCTTGCGCTGTTATACGGTTTGATCAAGAGAAAGAAGATTCATCAGATCCACTTCCGCAATGTCCGCGCCAGCCAGAACGACTTCGTCGAGGTCTATCATGACGAGGGCGATGTGGACTTGTTCAACATCATTCGCCTGCTTCGCGACAGCGGCGGCTCACTGCTGGCCGATCATAGTCCGCGTCATCAGGATGATCCCTCTTACGTGATAGGCTTTGCGTTCGCAAACGGCTACATTCTCGGCCTCCTGCGCGCTGCCCATGAAGAGGCGCTCAAGTCCATCGCACGATAG
- a CDS encoding lipase family protein — protein MKKMNRLLKLNPNRFTMKSVLAISILSALALSEAFAQNTALPTGPQWGDQNLSAFYRWTDPLPTRPGVMLREEPMKAQPEITKAALAERILYSSTDVRWHAGIVPVSGTLYLPVGEPPAGGWPLVAWAHGTLGVADVCAPSWAGHKPRDATYIQKWLENGFAVVATDYQGLGGPGPHPYLIWEAEGHSVLDAVRAARAAHGDKLAPKVFISGQSQGSGAALGATTVAPNYAPDVPLLATVATGVVSTFPDGPYRPAEAFKVGSPIYLTLMMLGGSLPDEAPPVDNLVTDKGRLVLRAAREGCTGEMRAIAQKDTVTADNAYVQPIANIEASLASPTDMKPVRLPVPVLLGTGLADSVLPPRRQYAAVAALCSAGNEVVWNTYPGATHNGGLIAAFPDALAFFKQTLEGKKTPSNCARITEPGLPTTPAPGIPFND, from the coding sequence ATGAAGAAAATGAACAGGCTGCTAAAGCTCAATCCCAACAGGTTCACAATGAAGTCGGTGCTCGCAATCTCGATCCTTTCGGCCTTGGCATTATCCGAGGCCTTCGCGCAGAACACCGCGCTGCCGACTGGCCCCCAATGGGGCGATCAAAACCTATCGGCTTTTTATCGTTGGACCGATCCGCTGCCCACAAGGCCGGGCGTGATGCTGCGTGAAGAGCCAATGAAGGCCCAGCCGGAGATCACGAAAGCGGCTCTCGCCGAACGCATTCTCTACAGTTCGACGGATGTACGTTGGCACGCCGGGATCGTACCGGTGAGCGGGACACTGTATCTGCCGGTTGGAGAACCGCCGGCCGGAGGCTGGCCCCTCGTGGCCTGGGCTCATGGCACGCTGGGCGTTGCGGACGTGTGCGCGCCGTCCTGGGCCGGGCACAAGCCGCGCGATGCAACCTACATCCAAAAATGGCTAGAGAATGGGTTTGCGGTCGTTGCCACCGATTACCAGGGTCTCGGCGGTCCCGGCCCGCATCCTTACCTGATCTGGGAAGCTGAAGGGCATTCCGTGCTCGATGCCGTCCGGGCAGCGCGCGCCGCCCATGGCGACAAGCTCGCTCCCAAGGTCTTCATCAGTGGTCAGTCGCAAGGCTCAGGCGCAGCTTTGGGCGCAACAACGGTCGCACCGAACTATGCGCCAGATGTACCCTTGCTCGCCACAGTCGCCACAGGGGTCGTGTCGACCTTTCCCGACGGCCCTTACCGGCCTGCGGAGGCATTCAAGGTTGGCTCGCCGATTTACCTCACCCTCATGATGCTCGGCGGTTCGCTTCCCGATGAGGCACCCCCCGTAGACAACCTCGTGACTGACAAGGGAAGGCTCGTCTTACGCGCAGCACGAGAAGGCTGCACCGGCGAGATGCGCGCGATCGCGCAGAAAGATACTGTCACCGCCGACAACGCCTATGTCCAACCGATCGCGAACATCGAAGCGAGCCTTGCGTCTCCGACCGACATGAAGCCCGTGCGGCTGCCGGTGCCCGTTCTGCTTGGCACGGGTCTGGCCGATTCAGTACTGCCGCCCCGTCGCCAATATGCAGCCGTGGCGGCCTTATGCTCGGCCGGAAACGAGGTCGTTTGGAACACCTATCCTGGTGCCACTCACAACGGGGGCCTGATTGCCGCTTTCCCGGACGCATTGGCGTTCTTCAAACAGACACTTGAAGGCAAAAAGACGCCAAGCAACTGCGCGCGCATTACCGAGCCGGGGCTTCCGACGACACCGGCGCCTGGTATACCCTTCAATGACTGA
- a CDS encoding putative quinol monooxygenase — MSGTLAIVARFVAKAGCEEELRATLLEAAAIALAEEPGCRRFEILQAVNPDGVVLPDTFMSNELFDDYEAVEAHRNSRHAPVRKARIRALVSSQTRIEMGAVIDEV; from the coding sequence ATGTCAGGAACTTTAGCCATCGTCGCGCGCTTTGTCGCGAAGGCGGGTTGTGAGGAGGAATTGAGGGCTACACTACTAGAGGCTGCGGCAATCGCCCTGGCGGAGGAGCCTGGCTGTCGTCGCTTCGAAATCCTGCAGGCGGTTAATCCTGATGGCGTGGTGCTGCCGGATACTTTCATGTCCAATGAACTCTTCGACGACTACGAGGCCGTCGAGGCGCACCGTAACTCCAGGCACGCTCCCGTCCGCAAGGCTCGGATCCGTGCTCTTGTGTCGAGCCAGACCCGGATCGAGATGGGCGCTGTGATTGATGAAGTCTGA
- a CDS encoding aldo/keto reductase has protein sequence MEHRGVGRSGLRIPALAFGTATFGGGNEFFRKWGTTDLSEARRLVDICLDAGLNLFDTADVYSMGAAEEILGKALGSRRSQALIATKLGYRSHSGPNGMGASRQHIIMACEASLKRLGCDHLDLLQLHGYDENTPIEETLRAFEELIKAGKVRYIGASNFSGWQLAKMATTADWLGLPRPISHQVHYSLLCRDYEHELMPAGFDQGIGAIIWSPLSGGKLSGKISRDRPPQADSRAAKFGGLTERDAKLFDIVDALNDIAQERGTSASQVAINWLLARPTVSSVVIGARTAEQLVENIAALDWQLSIKEVERLNQVSASPAPYPYSHQSMFPELLRPLSGISR, from the coding sequence ATGGAACATAGGGGTGTCGGCCGTTCAGGGCTGAGGATCCCAGCCCTGGCCTTTGGGACAGCGACTTTCGGCGGTGGGAACGAGTTCTTTCGCAAGTGGGGCACGACCGATCTATCGGAGGCCCGACGGCTCGTCGACATATGCCTCGATGCGGGGCTGAATCTCTTTGACACCGCCGACGTCTACTCGATGGGCGCGGCGGAAGAAATCCTCGGAAAGGCTCTGGGCTCACGCCGATCGCAGGCCCTGATCGCCACCAAGCTCGGCTACCGCTCGCATAGCGGGCCGAACGGAATGGGGGCGAGCCGGCAGCACATCATAATGGCGTGCGAGGCCTCGCTGAAGCGACTTGGCTGCGATCACCTCGACCTGCTGCAACTCCACGGCTATGACGAAAATACACCGATCGAGGAAACACTGCGCGCCTTCGAGGAACTGATCAAGGCCGGGAAGGTCCGCTATATTGGGGCGTCTAACTTCTCCGGATGGCAGCTGGCCAAGATGGCCACCACCGCTGACTGGCTTGGCTTGCCGCGCCCCATCTCGCATCAGGTCCACTATTCCTTGCTGTGCAGGGACTATGAACACGAATTGATGCCCGCGGGTTTCGATCAGGGCATAGGCGCCATCATATGGAGCCCGCTATCCGGCGGCAAGCTTAGCGGCAAGATCAGCCGTGACCGGCCGCCGCAGGCCGACAGCCGAGCGGCGAAATTCGGAGGCCTGACCGAGCGCGACGCCAAGCTCTTTGACATCGTGGATGCGCTCAACGATATCGCGCAGGAGCGCGGGACAAGCGCGTCTCAAGTTGCGATCAATTGGCTACTCGCCCGGCCAACCGTCTCAAGTGTCGTCATTGGCGCCCGCACGGCCGAACAGCTCGTTGAAAACATCGCAGCCCTCGACTGGCAACTTTCCATCAAGGAGGTGGAGCGCTTGAACCAAGTGAGCGCCTCGCCAGCACCCTATCCCTATTCACATCAGTCTATGTTCCCTGAATTACTTCGTCCGCTCAGCGGAATCTCTCGGTAA
- a CDS encoding amino acid ABC transporter ATP-binding protein translates to MSPIVELKDVRKSFGELEVLKGVTFEVNRGEVAAIIGQSGSGKSTALRCMDRLETIQGGSMLICGHELHDDDIDLKSLRRDVGIVFQSYNLFPHLTVAENIMLAPRMVKGMKQRQAREIADTVIAKVGLREKMDCYPEQLSGGQQQRVAIARSLAMEPKLMLFDEVTSALDPQLTGEVLRVMEQLAADGMTMILVTHEMAFARKVADRVIYMRDGKVHEMGSSDILRMPATPELAAFVAESAEH, encoded by the coding sequence ATGTCGCCAATCGTTGAATTAAAGGACGTGCGCAAGAGCTTTGGCGAGCTGGAAGTCCTTAAAGGTGTCACCTTTGAGGTGAACAGGGGCGAAGTCGCCGCTATCATCGGCCAGAGCGGATCGGGCAAGAGCACGGCGCTACGTTGCATGGATCGCCTGGAGACCATCCAAGGCGGCTCGATGCTGATCTGCGGCCACGAGCTCCATGATGACGACATCGACTTGAAGTCTTTGAGACGCGATGTCGGAATCGTTTTTCAAAGCTATAACCTCTTCCCGCACCTGACCGTGGCCGAAAATATCATGTTGGCCCCGCGCATGGTAAAAGGCATGAAGCAGCGGCAGGCCCGCGAAATTGCGGATACTGTGATCGCCAAAGTGGGGCTGCGGGAGAAGATGGACTGCTATCCGGAACAGCTTTCCGGCGGGCAACAGCAGCGCGTAGCCATTGCCCGCAGCCTTGCCATGGAGCCTAAGTTGATGCTGTTCGATGAAGTGACTTCAGCGCTCGACCCGCAGCTTACGGGAGAAGTGTTGCGTGTCATGGAGCAGCTCGCGGCCGACGGCATGACCATGATCCTGGTGACCCATGAAATGGCCTTTGCCCGCAAGGTGGCGGACCGCGTCATTTATATGCGCGATGGCAAGGTGCACGAAATGGGATCGTCGGACATCCTGCGGATGCCTGCGACGCCCGAGCTGGCGGCGTTCGTCGCCGAATCAGCTGAGCATTAA
- a CDS encoding amino acid ABC transporter permease: protein MNSAYILSLLQGLWATVVLSLLTFLFGGIAGFIVALARISRNWAISRGAAAYIEIMQGLPLLVLMGLCFYGPSILGYDSLSPLTAATFALTLYSSAYLGEIWRGCIQAVAKPQWEAAECLGLTRWQRMRAVILPQALRIAIPPTVGFLVQIVKNTSIASLVVGYAELSYNAKIINNATFEPFLYFGIAALMYFAICYPLSVQSRALERKLNVANR from the coding sequence ATGAATAGCGCCTACATTCTCTCGTTGCTCCAGGGGCTATGGGCGACGGTCGTATTGAGCCTGTTAACTTTCCTGTTTGGCGGCATCGCCGGCTTCATCGTCGCTCTGGCACGCATCTCGCGGAATTGGGCGATTTCGCGCGGGGCGGCGGCCTATATCGAGATCATGCAGGGACTTCCGTTGCTCGTCCTCATGGGTCTGTGCTTTTACGGGCCGAGCATTTTGGGCTACGACTCCTTATCTCCGCTGACGGCAGCGACCTTCGCGCTCACACTTTACAGCAGCGCCTATCTGGGCGAGATCTGGCGCGGCTGCATTCAGGCGGTGGCGAAGCCGCAATGGGAAGCCGCAGAGTGCCTCGGCCTGACGCGCTGGCAGCGCATGAGGGCTGTCATCCTGCCGCAAGCTCTGCGCATTGCCATTCCACCGACAGTCGGCTTCTTGGTCCAGATCGTCAAGAACACATCGATCGCCTCACTTGTGGTCGGATACGCCGAGCTCTCCTACAACGCAAAGATCATCAACAACGCAACATTTGAGCCGTTTCTCTACTTCGGCATCGCTGCCCTGATGTACTTTGCGATCTGCTATCCGCTGTCGGTTCAAAGCAGAGCCCTCGAAAGGAAACTCAATGTCGCCAATCGTTGA
- a CDS encoding amino acid ABC transporter permease, translating into MTYNFDFAAVLAYWPLLLEGIWTTLRLTLFCTVFGILLGGACAVVRTGGPTWARWIVSLYVEFIRNTPLLVQCYFLIFGIASMGIRLPILVGATIALTVNIGAYTTEIVRAGIESIHRGQLEAATCLGLSRTQTYLHVIIRPALERVYPALSSQYVLLMLASSIVSSVGVEELFGISNRIQSETYRNFEIFVVLGGIYLGLAILVRGGFALLGLAMFPRRRKLGTPL; encoded by the coding sequence ATGACTTACAATTTCGACTTCGCAGCCGTGCTGGCTTATTGGCCGCTCCTGTTGGAGGGTATCTGGACGACGCTACGGCTCACTTTATTCTGCACGGTGTTCGGCATCCTTTTAGGTGGTGCCTGCGCCGTGGTCCGGACCGGCGGGCCAACCTGGGCCCGTTGGATCGTCTCCTTGTATGTGGAGTTCATCCGCAATACGCCGCTGCTCGTGCAGTGCTACTTCCTAATCTTTGGCATTGCGAGCATGGGAATTCGGTTGCCCATCCTGGTTGGTGCGACCATCGCGCTGACGGTCAATATCGGAGCTTATACGACTGAGATCGTGCGTGCGGGCATTGAATCGATCCATCGCGGCCAGCTTGAGGCGGCGACCTGCCTTGGACTGTCGCGCACCCAAACCTATCTGCATGTGATTATTCGGCCAGCGCTGGAGCGCGTCTATCCGGCGCTGTCGAGCCAGTATGTTCTGTTGATGCTGGCCTCGAGCATCGTGTCCTCGGTTGGCGTTGAGGAGCTATTCGGGATCTCTAACCGTATCCAGAGCGAGACTTATCGCAATTTCGAAATCTTCGTCGTGCTCGGCGGCATCTATCTAGGTCTCGCCATACTGGTACGTGGGGGTTTTGCTCTCCTCGGGCTTGCGATGTTTCCTCGCCGCCGCAAGCTCGGAACCCCGCTGTGA
- a CDS encoding transporter substrate-binding domain-containing protein: MKTLARVLTAAVVSLALLGQTATAGTLEKIKSAGIIRIAVDLSVPPWAFKDEDLNPTGSEVETAKLLAADLGVKMEIVGTNSANRIPFLMSHRADAVLSALSITDERKKLIAFSLPYSGATSYVAAPKSMQIKTFADLSGKRIAVTRGTTNDADVTAAAPRDAEIVRFEDEATTMTAVVSNQLDLVAQVPTLVDLINKKNPAKELELKLPLRTAPMGVGMRKEDTDLKEWVDSWVKKNIANGKLQAIFKKFQGADLPQEVIAASQ; this comes from the coding sequence ATGAAGACTCTTGCTAGAGTTTTGACAGCTGCTGTTGTCTCGCTGGCCCTCTTGGGGCAAACAGCGACAGCCGGGACGCTTGAGAAGATCAAGTCCGCGGGTATCATTCGCATCGCCGTCGATCTCAGTGTCCCTCCCTGGGCATTCAAGGACGAAGACCTCAATCCCACTGGCTCGGAAGTCGAAACAGCTAAGCTCTTGGCTGCCGATCTCGGCGTGAAGATGGAGATCGTGGGGACGAACAGCGCCAATCGCATTCCTTTCCTGATGTCGCATCGCGCAGACGCAGTCCTTTCGGCCTTGTCGATCACTGATGAGCGCAAGAAGCTGATCGCGTTCTCGCTGCCATATTCTGGAGCGACGTCCTATGTGGCAGCACCGAAGAGCATGCAGATCAAGACGTTCGCTGATTTGTCGGGAAAGCGCATTGCCGTCACGCGCGGCACGACGAACGATGCGGATGTGACTGCGGCGGCCCCGCGAGATGCGGAAATCGTGCGCTTTGAGGATGAAGCAACGACCATGACGGCGGTCGTGTCCAACCAGCTTGACTTGGTCGCGCAGGTGCCGACCCTTGTCGACCTGATCAATAAGAAGAACCCGGCCAAAGAGCTTGAGCTGAAGCTGCCGCTTCGGACCGCGCCTATGGGTGTTGGCATGCGTAAGGAGGATACGGATCTGAAGGAATGGGTCGACAGCTGGGTGAAGAAGAACATCGCCAACGGAAAACTCCAAGCGATCTTCAAGAAGTTTCAGGGCGCCGACCTGCCCCAGGAAGTCATCGCCGCGTCTCAATGA
- a CDS encoding shikimate dehydrogenase family protein: protein MTSLTGKTRVHALIGSPISQVLAPGWLTKRMEDAGYDGVLVPLQVERGNLDTALAALKAMLNIDSILITLPHKFGAIAHCDRLSDRAKVLGAINAMRREQDGRWLGDNFDGAGLTAGLKKAGHAIAGKNVFMVGAGGAGSSIGVSMLEEGARRLTFHDLDASNQNSLFDRLSKAYPGKVSIDTAVPRDCDIVVNATSAGLRDGDPLPVDPAQLAPHMIVADVITDPVPTRLLSEAAKIGCATRDGTHMLDGQIALLFSFMTSGH, encoded by the coding sequence ATGACCTCACTGACCGGAAAGACACGCGTTCATGCGCTAATAGGCTCGCCTATTTCGCAGGTGCTGGCACCGGGCTGGCTGACCAAGCGAATGGAGGATGCCGGATATGACGGTGTGCTGGTGCCGCTGCAGGTCGAGAGAGGCAATCTTGACACGGCTCTGGCGGCCCTCAAAGCAATGCTCAACATCGACAGTATTCTTATCACGCTGCCACACAAATTCGGGGCGATCGCGCATTGCGACCGCCTGTCTGATCGCGCCAAGGTCCTCGGGGCGATCAACGCCATGCGACGAGAACAGGACGGCCGCTGGCTCGGCGACAATTTCGACGGTGCCGGTCTGACTGCCGGATTGAAGAAGGCGGGCCATGCCATCGCCGGCAAAAACGTGTTCATGGTCGGCGCGGGCGGTGCAGGCTCCTCGATCGGCGTCTCCATGCTCGAAGAAGGCGCCCGCCGGTTGACCTTCCACGACCTCGACGCGTCAAACCAGAACAGCCTGTTTGACAGGCTTAGTAAGGCATATCCAGGCAAGGTCTCCATCGATACTGCCGTTCCTCGCGATTGCGATATTGTCGTCAATGCGACGTCGGCAGGCTTGCGGGACGGCGACCCGCTACCAGTCGATCCCGCTCAACTTGCGCCGCACATGATCGTTGCCGACGTTATCACCGATCCGGTCCCGACAAGGCTCCTGTCGGAGGCAGCCAAGATTGGCTGCGCCACGCGAGACGGCACGCACATGCTGGATGGACAGATCGCGCTTCTGTTCTCCTTCATGACCTCTGGTCATTGA
- a CDS encoding nuclear transport factor 2 family protein: protein MGALTKAAQAEALIRRYFQACNDADHQALLDCFTSNAVHYFPPGLPGAPWRGAQAIADGWVWCVKTMGSRWTIEKVLASSDGHEAVIEWTHWKTALGEVLRGDEWYVFNDDVTRIAEIRAYYASPVNKAETVNKLHDFDYEARGYAMAPPSPPPKLS, encoded by the coding sequence ATGGGTGCGCTCACGAAAGCCGCGCAGGCGGAGGCCTTGATCCGCCGATACTTTCAAGCCTGCAACGATGCCGATCACCAGGCGCTGCTGGACTGCTTCACGAGCAATGCTGTCCACTATTTCCCACCCGGCCTGCCTGGTGCGCCCTGGCGCGGCGCTCAGGCAATAGCCGACGGCTGGGTCTGGTGTGTCAAAACGATGGGATCGCGCTGGACCATTGAGAAGGTTCTGGCCAGCTCGGACGGCCACGAAGCGGTGATCGAATGGACCCATTGGAAGACGGCCCTTGGTGAGGTGCTGCGCGGCGATGAATGGTACGTCTTCAACGACGACGTCACACGGATTGCCGAGATCCGGGCCTACTATGCCTCTCCCGTCAACAAGGCCGAGACAGTCAACAAGCTGCATGACTTCGACTATGAGGCCAGGGGCTATGCCATGGCGCCGCCCTCGCCTCCGCCCAAATTGTCCTGA